Genomic DNA from Mycolicibacterium helvum:
CTGGCACGGTCACTGCCTCGCTGGCGTGCAACACCTTGCTCAGCTCGATCTCGATGCCGGGGAACTTCACCTCGGGGGGCTCGGTCATGTGGAAGCTGGCCGCGACGTTGCCGAAGGTCGGCAGCACCTGTGGGGTGCCGTCGGTGAGGTAGCGCAATTCCTTGGGATCCATGGGATCCGCACCGGCGCCGAGACCGAGCTGATAGAGCTGGACATCGCTACTGGTCCAGGAGAACTCGATGGGTTCCAGTTCAGCCGCAAGTGCGACGGACACATCTATCGGCATGTCAGCTCTTTCCTGTGCTGGACGTCGCCGGCCCAGCGGCTCCGGCGATATGCAATGCCGCTAAGTACCCGAACGCCATCGCGGGGCCGATGGTGCCGCCGGGACCCGGATAGGTGTGACCCATCACCGGGGCACTGACATTACCGGCCGCATAGAGGCCCTCGATCACTGAACCGTCGTCGCGCAGCGCCCGTCCGTTCACATCGGTGCGGATGCCGCCCTTGGTGCCCAGATCGCCGGGCACCATCTTGGCGGCATAGAACGGCCCGTTCTTGATCTCGCCGAGGTTGGGGTTGGGCTTGTTGGTCGGATCGCCGTAGTAGCGGTCGTAGGCGCTTTCGCCACGGTGGAAGTCCTGATCGGTCCCCGAGCGGGCGAAGCCATTGAACCGCTCGACGGTCGCCAGGAAGGTGTCGGCCGGAAGTCCGGTCACCTTGGCCAGCTCCTCGAGCGTATCGGCCTTGACGATCACGCCGGATTCCATCCACTTCTTCGGAATCCGTTGTCCCGGCTGCAATCCGGCGAAGATGTACCGGTCGCGGTACTGCTGGTCGAAGACCAGCCACGCCGGGACGTTCTCACCCGGGCCGGGTCCCTGGCCGTACTGGCCGCCGTACATGTGGTGGCAGGCCTCGACATAGGGCATGGACTCGTTCATGAAGCGCTTGCCGGCCAGGTTGACGATGATCGATCCGGGGGAGTTGCGTTCCGACAGCGCGAACCACGGCGCGCCGACCAGCGGAACCGTCGGGCCCCACCATGCGTCTTCCATCAGTTCCAGTGCCGCACCGAGCTTCTCGGCCGCCACGATGCCGTCGCCGGTGTTGGCCGCGGCTCCCACCGTCCAGTCGGCGGTGATCGGTGCGCGCTGGTACTTCACGCGCATCTGCTCGTTGCGTTCGAATCCACCGCTGCCGAGGATGACGCCGCGGCGGGCGCGGATCAGTTGCGGGTCAGCTGATTCCGGTCCGGTGGTGTCACGCACATAGATACCGCGCACGACGCCGTCCTCGACGTACAGGTCGGTCAGCGCGGTGTTGAGCAGTACGGGAACCCCGGCCTGTTGCAGGCCGATCCGCAGCGGGGCGATCAACGCGCGGCCCATGCCGACCAGGTTCTTGCCGCGCGCACCGGCCCACATCGTGCGCGCGCCGACCTTCAGGCTGCGCAGCACACCGCGGGGATGGCGCTTGAGCTGGTTGAGACGCACGTAGTCCTGCTGCATGACAACCACATTGAGTGGCACCTTGCCGTAGGGCGGTTCCAGGAACTTCTCGTCGGGGCCCAGCTTCTTGGCGTTGAACGGCTTCGGTTCGATCGAGCGTCCCCCTGGGCGCCCGCCGGGAGTCTCCGGGTAGTAGTCGGAGTAGTTGGGCACCCAGCACATCTTCAGCGGCGAGTGCTTGAGCACGAACGACAGCATCTCGGGTCCGCGCTCAAGGTAGGTGTCGATGCGCTCCGGCTCCACCACGTCGCCGACGATCTCGTGCAGATACCTCCGCGCGGCTTCTTTGGTGTCGGTGACCCCGTCACGCTTGAGGATCTCGTTGTTGGGGATCCATACGCCGCCACCCGAGCGCGCGGTCGAGCCGCCGTAGTGCGGGGCCTTCTCGACGACGACCGCCGATAGTCCCTGGTGAGCGGCGGTGAGTGCGGCGACCATCCCGGCAGCGCCGCTCCCGACGACGACGACGTCGAACTCCTGAGCTGTCATACTAGAACACGTTATAGAATTGCCCCGTCCGGGCGCTACTGACCCCTCCTTTCCGATCAGCGGAACGCTTACCCCAAGGGCTCTCGGACCGCACTAGAATTGCCGCACCGGGTGCCGTTAGCCCCGGTCACACCGACGATGGGACTCCCCGGAATGCTGAGCGTTTCGACGCGCGACGAGCTTGCCGCCGAACTTGCCGAGGCGGAGCGCAGCCGCGTCCCCATGACTCCGTTGACGTCCAATCACCCCGATATCGATGTGGTCGACGCCTACGAGATCCAGCTGATCAACATCCGGCAGCGGATCGCCGAAGGGGCCCGGGTGGTCGGTCACAAGGTCGGGCTGTCGTCGGAGGCCATGCAGAAGATGATGGGCGTCGACGAGCCCGATTACGGTCATCTGCTGGCCGATATGGAGGTGTTCGAGGACCGGCCGGTGCCCGCCGGGCGCTACCTGTTCCCGCGCGTCGAGGTCGAGGTCGGCTTCATCCTCGCCGACGACTTGCCGGGCGCGGGGTGCACCGAGGACGACGTGCTGGCAGCTACCGCCGCCTTCGCGCCGGCGATCGAACTCATCGACACCAGGATCAAGGACTGGAAGATCGCGCTGTGCGACACCATCGCCGACAATGCGTCCTCGGCGGGCTACGTGCTCGGCAAGGAGCGGGTGTCGCCCAAAGACGTTGATATCAGGGCCATTGACGCGGTGCTCACCCGCAACGGGGAAGTGGTGGCCGAAGGTCGTAGCGACGCCGTGCTGGGCAATCCGGTCACCGCGGTCGCGTGGCTGGCCCGCAAGGTCGAGAGTTTCGGGGTGCGCCTCAAGGCCGGCGACATCGTGCTGCCGGGGTCGTGCACCAGGGCCATCGATTGCCGCCCTGGCGACCAGTTCATCGCCGACTTCGCCGGGCTGGGTTCAGTCCGGCTGTCATTCGAGTAAGAGGAGCGTCCTAATGGGCCAGAAGAGCTCAGTTGCGATCGTCGGGTCGGGCAACATCAGCACCGACCTGCTGTACAAGCTCCTTCGTTCGGAGTGGCTCGAGCCGCGCTGGATGATCGGCATCGATCCGGAGAGCGAAGGCCTGGCTCGCGCCCGCAAGCTGGGGCTGGAGACCAGTCACGAGGGCGTCGACTGGCTGTTGGCTCAGTCGGAGAAGCCGGATCTGGTGTTCGAGGCCACCAGTGCCTACGTGCACAAGGCCGCCGCGCCGCGCTACGCCGAGGCCGGGATTCGGGCCATCGACCTGACGCCGGCCGCCGTCGGCCCCGGCGTGATTCCACCGGCCAACCTGCGTCAGCACCTGGACGCCCCGAACGTCAACATGGTCACCTGCGGCGGCCAGGCCACCATCCCGATGGTCTACGCAGTCTCGCGCGTGGTCGATGTGCCGTACGCGGAGATCGTCGCGTCGGTGTCGTCGGCATCGGCCGGTCCGGGCACGCGGGCCAATATCGACGAATTCACCAAGACCACCAGTGCCGGTGTCGAGGTGATCGGTGGTGCCAAGCGCGGCAAGGCGATCATCATCCTGAACCCGGCCGATCCGCCGATGATCATGCGAGACACCATCTTCTGCGCGATTCCCGAGGACGCCGACCACGACGCGATCACCCAGTCGATCAAGGACGTGGTTGCGGAGGTGCAGACCTACGTGCCGGGCTACCGGCTGCTCAACGAGCCGCAGTTCGACGAGCCGACGGTCTACAACGGCGGCAACCATCTCGTCACCACGTTCGTGGAAGTGGAGGGTGCCGGTGACTACCTGCCGCCCTACGCTGGAAACCTGGACATCATGACCGCCGCGGCCACCAAGGTCGGCGAAGAAATCGCGAAAGAGCGCGCGTCGCGCGGCGATGAGCGCTCGCGCGAAGAGCAGACAGCAGCGGCCGGAGGAGCGCAGGCATGAGCACCGAAGAGATCTACTTCAACCCGATGTGGGACGTCCGGATGACGGACACGTCCTTGCGTGACGGCAGCCACCACAAGCGCCATCAGTTCACCAAGGAAGAGGTCGGTGCCATCGTCGCCGCCCTCGACACCGCGGGCGTTCCGGTCATCGAGGTGACCCACGGCGACGGGCTGGGCGGCTCGAGCTTCAACTACGGGTTCTCCAAGACCCCGGAGCAGGAGCTGATCAAGCTGGCCGCCGAGACGGCCAAGGAATCCAAGATCGCGTTCCTGATGCTGCCCGGCGTCGGCACCAAGGAAGACATCAAAGAGGCGCAGAACAATGGCGGCTCGATCTGCCGGATCGCCACCCACTGCACCGAGGCTGACGTCTCGATCCAGCACTTTGGCCTGGCCCGCGAACTCGGGTTGGAGACCGTGGGATTCCTGATGATGAGCCACACCATCTCTCCGGAGAAGCTGGCTGCGCAGGCGCGGATCATGGCCGACGCGGGATGTCAGTGCGTCTACGTCGTCGATTCCGCCGGTGCCCTGGTGCTCGAGGGGGTGGCCGACCGAGTCGCCGCGTTGGTCGCTGAACTCGGTGACGACGCTCAAGTCGGTTTTCATGGCCACGAGAACCTCGGCCTCGGCGTGGCCAACTCGATCGAGGCCGTCCGCGCCGGTGCCAAGCAGATCGACGGATCGTGCCGCCGGTTCGGCGCGGGGGCGGGCAACGCTCCGGTCGAGGCGCTAATCGGGGTGTTCGACAAGATCGGCGTCAAGACCGGTATCGATTTCTTCGATATCGCCGATGCCGCCGAAGAGGTCGTCGCACCGGCCATGCCGGCCGAATGCCTGCTGGACCGCAATGCGCTGATCATGGGTTACTCCGGCGTCTACTCCAGCTTCCTCAAGCACGCCATCCGGCAGTCCGAGCGCTACGGCGTGCCGGCCCACCAGCTGTTGCACCGGGCCGGTCAGCGCAAGCTGATCGGTGGCCAGGAGGATCAGCTGATCGATATCGCGCTGGAGATCAAGCGCGAACAAGAAGCGGCTGCCGCCAAGTAGGGGACTTCCTGACACGAGACGACGCCCAGGCCATCCTGGAACAGTTGGCCGGGCCCACCGCGGTTCTGCGCGACGACCAGTGGACGGCCATCGAAGCACTGGTGGTGCATCGCCGCCAGGCGCTGGTCGTGCAGCGCACCGGGTGGGGCAAATCGGCGGTGTATTTCATCGCCGCCAAGCTGCTGCGCGAGCGGGGCCACGGTGCGACGGTCATCGTGTCGCCCTTGTTGGCGCTGATGCGCAACCAGGTCGCCGCCGCGCAACGAGCAGGAGTTCGTGCGGCCACCATCAACTCGGGCAACGTCACCGAGTGGGACGAGATTCACCAGCGGGTCAACAGCGGCGACCTTGATGTCCTGCTGGTCAGCCCGGAACGGCTGAACAATCCGGAGTTTCGCGACACCGTGTTACCGGCGCTTGCCGCCGACGCCGGACTGGTGGTGGTCGATGAGGCGCACTGCGTCTCGGACTGGGGCCACGACTTCCGGCCCGACTATCGGCGGATCCGAACGCTGATCGCCGAACTCGGTTCGGATATACCGGTTTTGGCGACGACCGCCACCGCCAATGATCGTGTCGTCAACGATGTCGCGGCGCAGCTGGGCGTCGGCCGCGCCGACAATGTGTCGGGTGGCGGCCGGGACACGCTGGTGCTGCGCGGTGGACTTGATCGTGAGTCGTTGCGGTTGTCGGTGGTCCAGGCCGGCGGCGGCGCACAGCGTACGGCCTGGCTGGCCGAGAATCTCGATTCGTTGCCGGGTTCTGGAATCGTCTACACCCTGACCGTCGCCCAGGCGAACGATGTGGCCGCGCTGCTACGCGAGCGCGGGTATGAGGTGGCCGCGTACACCGGGTCGACGGAAACCGCTGAGCGAGAACAGCTCGAGGCGGACCTCCTCGGCAACCGGGTGAAGGCCCTGATCGCCACTTCGGCGCTGGGGATGGGATTCGACAAACCGGATCTGGGCTTCGTGGTGCATCTCGGAGCGCCCTCGTCGCCGATCGCGTACTACCAGCAGGTCGGGCGTGCGGGTCGCTCGACGGACAACGCTGAGGTGGTGCTGTTGCCTGGTCGTGAAGATCAGGACGTCTGGCGGTATTTCGCATCGGTGGCGTTTCCCTCGGAGGCCATGGTGCGGAACGTGATTCGTGAGCTCGATCCCGACCGCCCACAGTCGACGCCCGCCTTGGAGCCATTGGTGGATCTGGGCCGCACCCGGCTGGAGATGGTGCTGAAGGTGCTCGACGTCGACGGTGCGGTACGGCGGGTCAAAGGTGGCTGGCTCGCCACCGGCGAACCATGGCATTACGACGAGGCCCGCTACCGCCAACTCGACGAGGCCCGCCGCCGCGAGCAGCAGGCGATGCTCGACTACCAGAGCACCGGCGAATGCCGAATGACGTTCCTGCGCAGGCAACTCGACGATCCTGATCTCATCGACGGCGAGCGGTGTGGCCGCTGCGACAACTGCGCCGGTGCCCATTTCGGTGCCGCGGTGGACGAAGATGCGGCCGTGCTCGTCCAGGAGCGGCTGATGCGACCCGGCGTGGAGATCACCCCGCGCAAGCAGTGGCCGTCGGGGCTGGGAAAGCTCGGTGTCACTCTCAGCGGCCGAATCGGCGACGGTCCGGAGCCGGGCCGGGCGATTGGGCGACTGACCGACCTGGGCTGGGGCCCGCGCCTGCGGCGGTTGATCGACGAACCCGACGGTGAGGTGCCACCGGATGTGGTGCAGGCTGCGGTCAAGGTGCTGGCCGCCTGGGACTGGGCAACTCGTCCGGCTGCTGTGCTGGCATTGGACTCGGATAGGCATCCCGCCCTGATCGCGTCCCTGGCTCGGGAACTGGCCCGGCTCGGCAGACTGACCGACCTCGGGGTGTTGCGCTACGCGGCGGGCCACCGGCCGGTTGGCGCGGCCAACTCCGCGTATCGGGTCGCAGCCCTGGATGGAGCGTGGTTGCCGCCGGATCCGGCGGCTATTGCGGCAGCGGGCGGCCCGGTGCTGCTCGTCGATGATCTGACCGATACGGGGTGGACACTGACGATGGCCGCGCGGGTAGTGAAGGAGGCCGGTGCGCCCGCCGTGCTGCCGCTGGTGCTCGCGGCTACGAGCTGAGGGCGGGTAACGCCGGCGGTCGTCATCGGCGAGCTGTGATCACCACTGCGGTTTGGTGCCCCCGAGCTGTGCGGTGAGCGCATCGGCGGCGGCGACCAATCCGCGGGCGTGCTTGGCGATCTCGGAGTCGGTGAGCGCCCGGCCGATCTGAAGCGACACCACCATCGCCTGTCGGTGGTAGTGGTCGTAGACGGGCGCGGAGATGACGCTGACGTCGTGGCGTTGACGGGTGCCCTCGGCCTCACTGCGCAGGTACACCCGCTCCCCGATATCGGAGATCAACTCACCCAGCAGCGCGCGCAGCTCGTCGGGCAGTGTGCTCGACATCCCCGCCATCATCGCGTACAGCCGTCTGCCCCCTGGGGTGAGGCGCTCGACGAGATATCCCGTCGTCCGGCATTCGGCGATCACGCGGTCGAGTCGCTGCGTTTCGGTGCGCAGCGGGATTGTCGGGGCCCTGTCCAGCCAGTTGCGCAGGGAATCGTCGTCCCACAGCACGAACATCAGGCCCACCGGCGGGGCGAAGGGGTAGCTCTGCCCGACGCGCACCCCGACGTCGGAGCCGGGCGGTTCGACCAGTTCCAGCAGCGTGATCCGGTCATCGACGACGGCGGCCAGCGCCGCAGTGGTGTCGAAGGACTTCGACAGCGTGGCCAGTTCGGCACGCGCGGCCGGGTTGACCCGCAGTGATTCCTGCGCCAGGTGGCCCAGCGCGATCAGGCTGGGGCCCAGCCGGTAGGTCTTGTCGGCAGCATCGCGCACCAGGTAGCCCGACTCGGTCAGGGTGGTGACGATGCCCAGACAGGTGGGCTTGGCCAGGCGGAGTCGGCGGGCCAGCTCCGAGAGACCGAAGCGGTCGTGTGGGTGTTTGGCGAGAAAGTCCAGAATCGCCACCACGCGCTGCGTCGGGGGAGATGATCGACCGGGAGTGGACGGGTCCGCCATTGCAAAATCCTACCTCTACGTTCCAGATATGGACCATTAGCTTGGTTGACTGGAATTAGAACGCGTTCTAGTCTCAGTCGGAGAACGTACCAATGCGGTCCAATATTGAAACGCGAGGCGGTCGATGTACACCCAGCCACTAGTGGACGCCATTGCCGAGTCCGAACGTCTGGTCTCCGAAGCTCCGTTCATCGAGTCGGAGGCCGACCTGCTCGAGGGGCTGCAATATCTGGCGGGGTGCGTCGCGGCCTGTACACACGTCGCCTTCGACTACGACCGCGACCATCCGTTCCTGCATTCGGGTACCGGACCGTTCACCAAGATGGGTCTGGACAACCCGGACACGATGTACTTCGGCACCAGGGTGGTGGCCGGCCGTGAGTACGTCGTCACCGGCAAGCGCGGCACCACCACCGACGTCAGCTTCCAATTACTCGGCGGTGAGTACACCGATGCGGTGGTCCCCGACAGTGAGACGGCGTTCGACGACCGCAAGCTGGACATCGCCGCCGACGGCACCTTCGAGTGGCGATTCACCCCGGACACCAACGCGCAGCTGGTGATTCGCGAGGTCTACAACGACTGGTCCGCCCAGCGTGGCAGCTTTGCGATCGCTCGCACTGACACCGCAGGCACTGCGCCGCCGGCACTCACCAACGATCTGATCGAAAGGCGCTGGGCGACCGCGGGCAAACAACTGGTGCAGCGCGTCAAGACCTGGCTGCAGTTCCCGAAATGGTTCTATGACAATCTGCCGGTCAACACCCTGACGGCACCGCGTCTC
This window encodes:
- the kstD gene encoding 3-oxosteroid 1-dehydrogenase encodes the protein MTAQEFDVVVVGSGAAGMVAALTAAHQGLSAVVVEKAPHYGGSTARSGGGVWIPNNEILKRDGVTDTKEAARRYLHEIVGDVVEPERIDTYLERGPEMLSFVLKHSPLKMCWVPNYSDYYPETPGGRPGGRSIEPKPFNAKKLGPDEKFLEPPYGKVPLNVVVMQQDYVRLNQLKRHPRGVLRSLKVGARTMWAGARGKNLVGMGRALIAPLRIGLQQAGVPVLLNTALTDLYVEDGVVRGIYVRDTTGPESADPQLIRARRGVILGSGGFERNEQMRVKYQRAPITADWTVGAAANTGDGIVAAEKLGAALELMEDAWWGPTVPLVGAPWFALSERNSPGSIIVNLAGKRFMNESMPYVEACHHMYGGQYGQGPGPGENVPAWLVFDQQYRDRYIFAGLQPGQRIPKKWMESGVIVKADTLEELAKVTGLPADTFLATVERFNGFARSGTDQDFHRGESAYDRYYGDPTNKPNPNLGEIKNGPFYAAKMVPGDLGTKGGIRTDVNGRALRDDGSVIEGLYAAGNVSAPVMGHTYPGPGGTIGPAMAFGYLAALHIAGAAGPATSSTGKS
- a CDS encoding 2-keto-4-pentenoate hydratase, giving the protein MLSVSTRDELAAELAEAERSRVPMTPLTSNHPDIDVVDAYEIQLINIRQRIAEGARVVGHKVGLSSEAMQKMMGVDEPDYGHLLADMEVFEDRPVPAGRYLFPRVEVEVGFILADDLPGAGCTEDDVLAATAAFAPAIELIDTRIKDWKIALCDTIADNASSAGYVLGKERVSPKDVDIRAIDAVLTRNGEVVAEGRSDAVLGNPVTAVAWLARKVESFGVRLKAGDIVLPGSCTRAIDCRPGDQFIADFAGLGSVRLSFE
- a CDS encoding acetaldehyde dehydrogenase (acetylating), whose amino-acid sequence is MGQKSSVAIVGSGNISTDLLYKLLRSEWLEPRWMIGIDPESEGLARARKLGLETSHEGVDWLLAQSEKPDLVFEATSAYVHKAAAPRYAEAGIRAIDLTPAAVGPGVIPPANLRQHLDAPNVNMVTCGGQATIPMVYAVSRVVDVPYAEIVASVSSASAGPGTRANIDEFTKTTSAGVEVIGGAKRGKAIIILNPADPPMIMRDTIFCAIPEDADHDAITQSIKDVVAEVQTYVPGYRLLNEPQFDEPTVYNGGNHLVTTFVEVEGAGDYLPPYAGNLDIMTAAATKVGEEIAKERASRGDERSREEQTAAAGGAQA
- the dmpG gene encoding 4-hydroxy-2-oxovalerate aldolase, with product MSTEEIYFNPMWDVRMTDTSLRDGSHHKRHQFTKEEVGAIVAALDTAGVPVIEVTHGDGLGGSSFNYGFSKTPEQELIKLAAETAKESKIAFLMLPGVGTKEDIKEAQNNGGSICRIATHCTEADVSIQHFGLARELGLETVGFLMMSHTISPEKLAAQARIMADAGCQCVYVVDSAGALVLEGVADRVAALVAELGDDAQVGFHGHENLGLGVANSIEAVRAGAKQIDGSCRRFGAGAGNAPVEALIGVFDKIGVKTGIDFFDIADAAEEVVAPAMPAECLLDRNALIMGYSGVYSSFLKHAIRQSERYGVPAHQLLHRAGQRKLIGGQEDQLIDIALEIKREQEAAAAK
- a CDS encoding RecQ family ATP-dependent DNA helicase; amino-acid sequence: MAGPTAVLRDDQWTAIEALVVHRRQALVVQRTGWGKSAVYFIAAKLLRERGHGATVIVSPLLALMRNQVAAAQRAGVRAATINSGNVTEWDEIHQRVNSGDLDVLLVSPERLNNPEFRDTVLPALAADAGLVVVDEAHCVSDWGHDFRPDYRRIRTLIAELGSDIPVLATTATANDRVVNDVAAQLGVGRADNVSGGGRDTLVLRGGLDRESLRLSVVQAGGGAQRTAWLAENLDSLPGSGIVYTLTVAQANDVAALLRERGYEVAAYTGSTETAEREQLEADLLGNRVKALIATSALGMGFDKPDLGFVVHLGAPSSPIAYYQQVGRAGRSTDNAEVVLLPGREDQDVWRYFASVAFPSEAMVRNVIRELDPDRPQSTPALEPLVDLGRTRLEMVLKVLDVDGAVRRVKGGWLATGEPWHYDEARYRQLDEARRREQQAMLDYQSTGECRMTFLRRQLDDPDLIDGERCGRCDNCAGAHFGAAVDEDAAVLVQERLMRPGVEITPRKQWPSGLGKLGVTLSGRIGDGPEPGRAIGRLTDLGWGPRLRRLIDEPDGEVPPDVVQAAVKVLAAWDWATRPAAVLALDSDRHPALIASLARELARLGRLTDLGVLRYAAGHRPVGAANSAYRVAALDGAWLPPDPAAIAAAGGPVLLVDDLTDTGWTLTMAARVVKEAGAPAVLPLVLAATS
- a CDS encoding IclR family transcriptional regulator, which translates into the protein MADPSTPGRSSPPTQRVVAILDFLAKHPHDRFGLSELARRLRLAKPTCLGIVTTLTESGYLVRDAADKTYRLGPSLIALGHLAQESLRVNPAARAELATLSKSFDTTAALAAVVDDRITLLELVEPPGSDVGVRVGQSYPFAPPVGLMFVLWDDDSLRNWLDRAPTIPLRTETQRLDRVIAECRTTGYLVERLTPGGRRLYAMMAGMSSTLPDELRALLGELISDIGERVYLRSEAEGTRQRHDVSVISAPVYDHYHRQAMVVSLQIGRALTDSEIAKHARGLVAAADALTAQLGGTKPQW